The following coding sequences are from one Nilaparvata lugens isolate BPH chromosome 4, ASM1435652v1, whole genome shotgun sequence window:
- the LOC111058081 gene encoding protein SEC13 homolog, which produces MVSVMNTIDTGHEDLIHDAEMDYYGLRLATCSSDHSIKIYNLKSGTQSLIADLKGHYGPVWQVTWAHPKFGNLLASCSYDRKVIIWKESGEWTKLYEYNNHDSSVNSVAWAPHEYGLMLACASSDGTISILTNTTDASAWDAKKISNAHTIGCNAISWSPATSPLPTLDPNSSSKSSNVKRLVSGGCDNLVKIWKEEGDRWVEETKLEVHSDWVRDVAWAPSIGLPRSTIASCSQDRRVIIWTSEDNINWTSTILNTFDDVVWNVSWSLTGNILAVSGGDNKVSLWRENNEGQWICISEVNKGQGQMVGNEQRAL; this is translated from the coding sequence atggtGTCTGTAATGAATACGATTGATACCGGTCATGAAGATCTTATTCATGATGCTGAAATGGACTATTACGGCTTAAGACTTGCTACATGTTCGTCTgatcattcaattaaaatttataacctAAAAAGTGGAACACAGAGTCTGATTGCTGATCTAAAAGGACACTACGGTCCAGTGTGGCAGGTAACTTGGGCACATCCCAAGTTCGGTAACCTGCTTGCATCTTGCTCTTACGACAGGAAGGTCATCATATGGAAAGAGAGTGGTGAGTGGACAAAGCTTTATGAATACAACAATCACGATTCATCTGTCAACTCGGTTGCTTGGGCACCTCATGAGTACGGATTGATGTTAGCTTGTGCCAGCTCAGACGGCACCATTTCAATTCTGACAAACACTACCGATGCTTCCGCTTGGGATGCAAAGAAGATCTCAAACGCGCATACAATTGGTTGCAATGCCATCAGTTGGAGCCCGGCCACCTCTCCATTGCCCACTCTGGACCCCAACAGCTCTTCAAAGTCGAGCAATGTGAAGCGTTTGGTTAGTGGAGGCTGTGACAACTTGGTGAAGATCTGGAAGGAAGAAGGCGATCGCTGGGTGGAAGAGACCAAACTGGAAGTGCATTCTGACTGGGTGCGTGACGTAGCTTGGGCGCCATCTATCGGCCTGCCGCGGAGTACCATCGCCAGCTGCTCGCAGGATCGCAGAGTCATCATCTGGACCAGTGAGGACAACATCAACTGGACATCGACCATACTGAATACTTTCGACGATGTTGTCTGGAACGTCAGCTGGTCCCTCACTGGGAACATTCTTGCCGTGTCCGGAGGAGATAACAAGGTCAGTCTTTGGCGTGAGAACAACGAGGGACAATGGATATGCATTAGTGAAGTTAACAAGGGACAAGGCCAAATGGTGGGCAACGAACAACGAGCTCTTTGA